One genomic region from Glaciimonas sp. PAMC28666 encodes:
- a CDS encoding DHA2 family efflux MFS transporter permease subunit yields MSSTATIGGADTDEPVINRGMITVSIMLATIIQALDGTIANVALPHMQGSLSATQNQVTWVLTSFIVAVAIATPLTGWLCDRFGQKNIFLVSIAGFTIASVLCGLSGSLTEIVTARLLQGAFGAALVPLSQAVLLEINPREKHGSAMAVWGMGVMIGPILGPTLGGWLTDSYSWRWVFFINVPVGALAFYGIWKYIRKLPAARSMKFDMFGFATLSIAIGAMQLLLDRGEQNDWFSSFETWAEAIVMALSFSYFLAHTILRPAGKSFFDYRLLKNANYVTGLLFIFIVGLVLFATRALTPSMLQGLMDYPAKFAGLVTAPSGLGTLVAMLLVGRLVGRVDLRILLGLGFSITAYSLWQMSHYTLVLSEKDIIWPGFVQGIGLGLVFVPLSAATFATLSPTMLAQGTAIYSLARNIGSSIGIALVQALLVRNTQIAHASLVQHVTYANPALQDPGIASVYNLATSGGAAALNVEITRQASMMAYVDDFWLMLILTLLVLPLLLLIRAPKNKSQPNMDHAAFD; encoded by the coding sequence ATGAGTAGTACGGCGACAATTGGTGGAGCAGATACCGACGAACCTGTCATTAATCGAGGGATGATCACGGTTTCAATCATGCTGGCCACGATTATTCAGGCGCTGGATGGCACTATCGCCAACGTCGCGTTGCCGCATATGCAAGGCAGCTTGTCTGCGACGCAAAATCAGGTCACCTGGGTGCTGACATCCTTCATTGTTGCAGTGGCTATCGCCACGCCACTGACCGGTTGGTTGTGCGACCGTTTTGGTCAGAAAAATATATTTTTAGTCTCCATTGCCGGATTCACCATTGCCTCCGTCCTCTGCGGTTTATCGGGTTCATTGACCGAGATCGTCACGGCCCGTTTGTTACAAGGGGCATTCGGCGCCGCGCTGGTACCGCTTTCACAAGCTGTTTTGCTGGAAATCAACCCGCGCGAAAAACATGGTTCAGCGATGGCAGTCTGGGGCATGGGCGTGATGATCGGTCCTATCCTCGGACCAACATTGGGGGGATGGCTAACTGACAGTTACAGCTGGCGTTGGGTGTTCTTCATCAACGTTCCGGTGGGGGCGCTGGCGTTTTATGGTATCTGGAAATACATCCGCAAGTTGCCCGCGGCGCGCTCAATGAAGTTCGACATGTTCGGGTTTGCCACGCTCAGCATCGCCATCGGAGCGATGCAATTGCTATTGGATCGGGGCGAACAAAACGACTGGTTCTCCTCGTTTGAGACCTGGGCTGAGGCGATTGTCATGGCGCTTAGTTTCTCGTATTTCCTCGCCCACACGATATTACGGCCCGCTGGAAAGTCCTTTTTTGATTACCGCTTATTGAAGAACGCAAATTACGTCACGGGTTTGTTATTCATCTTCATTGTCGGCCTGGTGCTGTTCGCGACCCGCGCGCTCACCCCCTCCATGTTGCAAGGTTTAATGGATTATCCGGCCAAGTTTGCCGGTCTGGTCACCGCGCCAAGCGGCTTAGGCACCCTGGTTGCGATGCTGCTGGTTGGCCGATTGGTTGGCCGGGTCGATTTGCGCATTTTGTTAGGGCTGGGATTTTCCATCACCGCCTACTCGTTATGGCAGATGTCGCATTACACACTCGTGCTTTCAGAGAAAGACATTATCTGGCCGGGTTTTGTTCAGGGAATTGGATTAGGCCTGGTGTTCGTGCCGTTGAGCGCGGCAACTTTTGCCACGTTGTCACCCACCATGCTAGCGCAAGGCACCGCCATTTATAGTCTGGCGCGCAATATCGGCAGCAGTATCGGTATCGCTTTAGTGCAAGCGCTGTTGGTGCGGAATACCCAAATCGCGCATGCATCGCTGGTCCAGCATGTCACTTATGCCAATCCTGCGCTGCAAGACCCTGGCATTGCATCGGTCTACAACCTGGCAACCTCTGGCGGCGCTGCGGCATTAAACGTTGAGATCACACGGCAAGCCAGCATGATGGCCTATGTTGACGATTTTTGGCTGATGTTGATTCTGACCTTGTTGGTGCTTCCGCTTCTATTGTTAATTCGGGCACCCAAAAATAAATCACAGCCCAATATGGATCACGCTGCGTTCGATTAG
- a CDS encoding SHOCT domain-containing protein → MQQLSPSGRQVIEEIARRHGFSVDAVLSMLESVINGNGGMAQFNHPEFSGSGQWMQGGMTMVSDMFNGYLKNRVDSLCSELARLIANQPDLLRSGSFQSQSQGGSRYGQQQNNYANNQYQDANSLPIDHSASLFVSPAPGKSADWWPADLRWPNSTGAQNDVRYAYFAQARRLAIEVHGKVTVYDTLDHQIGGFSQQQSYGGSISFNSQYGLIDVASLPVISVDGVAPVSQNNHNNINNNINADQFAYSQPQAPVVSQPVEQHQQPAAPQQQAVNPGTGAASNAADADIFVKIEKLADLRKRDLLSEEEFVAKKTELLARL, encoded by the coding sequence ATGCAACAACTTTCTCCAAGCGGACGCCAGGTGATCGAAGAGATCGCAAGACGTCATGGATTCAGTGTCGATGCAGTGCTAAGCATGCTTGAGTCGGTCATTAATGGAAACGGCGGAATGGCGCAGTTTAATCACCCTGAATTCAGCGGCTCCGGTCAGTGGATGCAGGGCGGAATGACAATGGTGTCGGACATGTTTAACGGCTATCTGAAAAATCGAGTTGACAGCCTGTGTTCCGAACTGGCGCGTCTGATCGCGAATCAACCGGACTTGCTGCGTAGTGGAAGTTTCCAATCGCAAAGCCAGGGTGGGTCGCGTTATGGTCAGCAGCAAAACAACTATGCGAATAACCAATATCAAGACGCAAATTCTCTTCCGATAGATCATTCAGCGAGCCTGTTTGTCTCCCCTGCTCCGGGCAAATCTGCTGATTGGTGGCCTGCCGATCTGCGTTGGCCGAACAGCACCGGCGCGCAGAATGATGTGCGCTATGCCTATTTTGCGCAGGCGCGGCGTCTGGCGATTGAAGTGCACGGCAAGGTCACCGTGTATGACACGCTGGACCATCAGATTGGCGGCTTTTCACAACAGCAATCTTACGGCGGATCGATCTCCTTTAACAGTCAGTACGGCTTGATTGATGTGGCCAGCTTGCCGGTTATTTCTGTCGATGGCGTAGCACCGGTGAGTCAAAACAACCATAACAACATCAACAACAATATCAACGCGGACCAGTTTGCCTACAGTCAGCCGCAAGCACCCGTCGTTAGCCAACCAGTCGAGCAGCACCAGCAGCCCGCAGCACCGCAACAGCAAGCCGTGAACCCGGGCACGGGAGCGGCCTCGAATGCGGCGGATGCGGATATCTTCGTCAAGATCGAAAAACTGGCTGATCTGCGCAAACGCGATTTGCTCAGCGAAGAAGAATTTGTCGCTAAAAAGACGGAATTGCTGGCACGGTTGTAA
- a CDS encoding MarR family winged helix-turn-helix transcriptional regulator has protein sequence MALHSTARAWRQALDRRLKDLGVGQAGWMAIATIAKADKPMSQTELAQSLNVEDPTMVSMIDRLAKAGFIVRVPSETDRRVKLIELTETGMQLYGKVKTEADAFRAEFLAQIDPQKLLAATEVLETLQASADSLAAGSPAAVSPAAVSSAAVSSAAVSSAAVSSGDPSS, from the coding sequence ATGGCACTGCACAGTACCGCGCGTGCCTGGCGCCAGGCACTGGACCGTCGCCTCAAGGACCTGGGCGTCGGGCAGGCGGGCTGGATGGCAATCGCCACGATTGCCAAAGCGGACAAGCCGATGTCCCAGACCGAACTGGCGCAGAGCCTTAACGTTGAAGACCCGACGATGGTGTCGATGATTGATCGTTTGGCCAAAGCCGGATTTATCGTACGCGTCCCCTCAGAAACTGATCGGCGCGTCAAACTGATCGAATTGACCGAGACCGGTATGCAGCTTTACGGCAAGGTTAAAACTGAGGCGGATGCCTTTCGTGCAGAGTTTCTCGCACAAATTGACCCGCAAAAACTGCTGGCAGCGACCGAAGTGCTGGAAACGCTACAAGCCTCCGCGGATTCGTTGGCCGCTGGTTCGCCCGCCGCTGTTTCGCCAGCCGCTGTTTCGTCAGCCGCTGTTTCGTCAGCCGCTGTTTCGTCAGCCGCTGTTTCGTCAGGCGATCCGTCATCATGA
- the miaB gene encoding tRNA (N6-isopentenyl adenosine(37)-C2)-methylthiotransferase MiaB — protein MQKKVYIKTFGCQMNEYDSDKMADVLNASHGLIKTDRPEDADVILLNTCSVREKAQEKVFSDLGRLRELKFKNPDLLIGVGGCVASQEGAAIVKRAPYVDIVFGPQTLHRLPEMIKQRRMTGNSQVDISFPEIEKFDHMPAAKVDGATAFVSIMEGCSKYCSYCVVPYTRGEEVSRRFEDVLTEVAGLAEQGVKEITLLGQNVNAFRGEMADGEIADFALLIEFIAEIPGIERIRFVTSHPKEFTQRLIDTYAKVPKLVDHLYLPAQHGSDRILAAMKRGYTVLEYKSVVRRLRKVRPNICISSDFIVGFPGETDEDFEAVMKLIHEIGYDNSFSFIFSPRPGTPAANLEDDTPHEVKLRRLQQLQAVIQANTIRISEEMIGTVQRILVEGPSKKDANELQGRSENNRVVNFDGGTDSARLIGQLIDVTITESYKYTLRGELIATSVDVAA, from the coding sequence ATACAAAAGAAAGTCTACATAAAAACGTTCGGTTGTCAGATGAACGAATATGATTCAGACAAAATGGCGGATGTTCTTAACGCCTCCCACGGCCTGATTAAAACTGATCGGCCGGAGGATGCCGACGTAATTTTGCTGAACACGTGTTCGGTGCGCGAAAAAGCACAGGAAAAAGTGTTTTCTGATCTGGGCCGCCTGCGCGAGCTGAAATTCAAGAACCCTGATCTGCTGATTGGCGTGGGCGGCTGCGTGGCCTCCCAGGAAGGTGCGGCGATTGTTAAACGCGCGCCTTATGTGGATATTGTATTTGGCCCGCAAACCCTGCATCGCTTGCCAGAGATGATCAAGCAACGTCGCATGACGGGCAACTCGCAGGTCGACATCAGTTTTCCTGAAATTGAAAAGTTTGATCACATGCCGGCGGCCAAGGTGGACGGCGCGACCGCATTCGTGTCCATCATGGAAGGTTGCAGCAAATATTGCAGTTATTGCGTGGTGCCTTACACTCGCGGTGAAGAAGTATCACGCCGGTTTGAAGACGTCCTCACGGAAGTTGCCGGTCTGGCCGAGCAAGGCGTGAAAGAAATTACGCTTCTGGGTCAGAACGTGAATGCGTTCCGCGGCGAAATGGCGGATGGGGAAATCGCCGACTTTGCGCTGCTGATCGAGTTCATTGCCGAAATACCGGGTATCGAACGCATTCGCTTTGTGACCAGTCACCCAAAAGAATTTACGCAACGGCTGATCGATACGTACGCCAAAGTGCCGAAGCTGGTCGACCATTTATATCTTCCGGCGCAACATGGTTCGGACCGTATTTTAGCGGCGATGAAGCGCGGTTATACCGTACTCGAATACAAATCAGTGGTTCGACGCTTGCGTAAGGTGCGCCCGAACATTTGCATTTCGAGTGACTTTATTGTCGGGTTTCCGGGCGAAACGGATGAAGACTTTGAAGCCGTGATGAAGCTGATCCACGAAATCGGTTATGACAACAGTTTCAGCTTTATTTTTAGTCCGCGTCCGGGTACGCCCGCCGCCAATCTGGAAGACGACACGCCACACGAAGTAAAACTACGGCGTCTGCAACAATTACAGGCGGTGATTCAGGCGAATACGATTCGCATCAGCGAAGAAATGATCGGAACCGTGCAACGGATTCTGGTGGAAGGCCCATCCAAAAAAGATGCCAATGAGTTGCAAGGTCGCTCTGAAAACAATCGCGTGGTGAACTTTGACGGAGGCACCGACAGCGCGCGACTGATCGGGCAACTGATCGATGTCACCATCACCGAAAGTTATAAATATACTTTGCGTGGCGAGCTGATTGCCACCTCAGTGGATGTTGCTGCTTAG
- a CDS encoding PhoH family protein, translating into MKTKTKTPTQPYYFIPEPLDNTRLAHLCGPLDENLRQISAALDVTLFRRGEKFIASGTNAERAVSMLEQFYALAHRVISVDEIQLALVEQRANQAHKKNGEAVDADDDVISDASDPYITTPITPSQIESPVLKTRRADLRGRTPHQMAYIRAILEHDVTLGIGPAGTGKTYLAVACAVDALERDAVKRIVLTRPAVEAGERLGFLPGDLAQKVDPYLRPLYDALYDLLGFDRTQKMFEKQAIEIAPLAYMRGRTLNHAFIILDEAQNTTPEQMKMFLTRIGFGSKAVVTGDVTQIDLQRGQKSGLIDAMNIMKDVRGIAFTRFNSTDVVRHPLVARIVDAYEAASLATPVASTHGIIDPVTPVVKPIKLPKPIETGITKRARSRNVAKK; encoded by the coding sequence TTGAAAACCAAAACTAAAACGCCCACCCAGCCGTATTACTTTATCCCTGAACCGCTGGATAACACGCGGCTAGCGCACCTATGCGGACCGCTGGACGAGAACTTACGTCAAATTTCGGCCGCTCTTGACGTCACGCTTTTTCGTCGTGGCGAGAAATTTATTGCCTCCGGTACGAACGCAGAACGCGCGGTTTCCATGCTGGAACAGTTTTATGCGTTAGCGCATAGAGTTATTTCGGTGGACGAAATCCAGTTGGCGCTGGTCGAACAACGCGCCAATCAGGCGCATAAAAAGAATGGCGAAGCTGTCGACGCCGACGACGACGTCATCAGCGATGCCAGTGACCCTTACATTACTACCCCCATCACCCCGTCGCAGATAGAAAGCCCGGTCTTGAAGACCCGGCGGGCTGATTTACGCGGTCGTACGCCGCATCAAATGGCCTACATTCGCGCGATTCTGGAACACGATGTGACGTTGGGCATAGGCCCTGCCGGGACTGGCAAAACCTACCTGGCGGTGGCATGTGCGGTCGATGCGCTGGAGCGCGATGCAGTAAAACGCATCGTCCTGACGCGCCCTGCGGTCGAGGCTGGCGAACGGCTGGGATTTCTGCCCGGCGATCTCGCACAAAAAGTCGACCCTTATCTGCGCCCGTTGTACGACGCATTGTATGATTTGCTCGGTTTTGATCGTACCCAGAAGATGTTTGAAAAGCAGGCCATTGAAATCGCCCCGCTCGCTTATATGCGCGGCCGTACGTTAAATCATGCTTTCATTATTCTGGACGAGGCGCAAAACACGACGCCGGAACAAATGAAGATGTTTTTGACCCGGATCGGTTTTGGCAGCAAAGCCGTTGTTACCGGCGATGTCACACAAATCGATTTGCAGCGCGGCCAGAAGAGCGGCTTGATCGATGCCATGAATATCATGAAAGACGTGCGCGGAATAGCGTTCACCCGCTTTAACAGTACCGATGTGGTACGCCATCCTCTGGTGGCACGGATTGTGGATGCGTATGAAGCTGCGTCGTTGGCAACCCCGGTTGCCTCGACCCATGGCATCATTGATCCTGTCACCCCTGTGGTGAAGCCAATCAAACTTCCTAAACCTATTGAAACGGGTATCACCAAACGTGCCCGCAGCCGCAATGTCGCAAAAAAATAA
- a CDS encoding HlyD family efflux transporter periplasmic adaptor subunit translates to MAIDNQSTPNSPKNTQRKLVLIGITLLFILAGVAYAIYYALVLSKQEETDNAYVGGNLVTLSSQVSGNVQQIRADETQQVKAGDEVVKLDPIDAAVGLTQARAHLGTTVRQLRERYSSVSQYDATIALKKLELKNAADDLARRAPLEALHTLSGEEVAHARQAVDDAKASLEVALKQADAARAATAGVSLSDNPGVLSAKADFIQAWLTVRRNAILAPVSGYIAKRSVQVGAHVTPGTPLMSIVPLDQLWIDANFKESELRNIRIGQPADIEADLYGGKVTFHGKVVGLSAGTGSAFSLLPAQNASGNWIKVVQRVPVRISLDPKELAQHPLRIGLSTTVTVDTHRTDGVMLGAPMPAAILYSTQALNQPVQQAEAAADAIIAGNLVK, encoded by the coding sequence ATGGCTATCGACAATCAAAGCACTCCCAATTCGCCTAAAAACACTCAGCGAAAATTGGTTTTAATCGGCATTACGTTGTTATTCATACTCGCTGGTGTCGCCTACGCAATTTATTACGCACTGGTTTTATCCAAGCAGGAGGAAACCGATAACGCCTACGTTGGCGGCAATCTGGTGACCCTGTCGTCGCAAGTGTCGGGCAACGTGCAGCAGATACGCGCGGACGAAACGCAACAGGTAAAAGCGGGTGACGAAGTTGTCAAGCTCGACCCTATTGACGCCGCTGTCGGGCTGACTCAGGCGCGGGCGCATTTAGGCACGACGGTGCGTCAATTGCGTGAGCGCTATTCGAGCGTGTCCCAATACGACGCAACGATTGCTTTGAAAAAACTTGAATTAAAAAATGCTGCCGACGATCTGGCGCGCCGCGCGCCGCTAGAGGCGCTTCACACCCTGTCCGGTGAAGAGGTGGCCCACGCCCGCCAGGCGGTGGACGATGCAAAAGCCTCGCTGGAAGTCGCTCTGAAGCAGGCCGATGCCGCCCGTGCAGCCACCGCCGGTGTCAGTTTGTCCGACAATCCTGGTGTGTTATCAGCGAAAGCCGATTTCATCCAAGCGTGGCTGACTGTGCGCCGCAACGCGATTCTGGCACCGGTTTCGGGTTACATCGCCAAGCGCAGCGTCCAGGTCGGTGCGCATGTCACACCGGGCACGCCGTTAATGTCCATCGTACCGCTCGATCAACTTTGGATTGATGCCAACTTCAAAGAATCGGAGCTACGCAACATCCGTATCGGACAACCGGCAGACATCGAAGCCGACTTATATGGCGGCAAGGTAACCTTCCACGGTAAAGTCGTCGGCTTATCGGCGGGAACCGGCAGTGCATTCTCCTTGTTGCCAGCGCAAAACGCCTCTGGCAACTGGATTAAAGTTGTCCAGCGCGTCCCGGTGCGTATTTCGCTGGATCCTAAAGAACTGGCGCAACATCCGTTGCGGATAGGATTATCCACGACCGTCACTGTCGATACGCACCGCACCGATGGCGTCATGCTTGGTGCTCCGATGCCAGCTGCAATCCTTTACTCCACGCAAGCGCTGAACCAGCCGGTGCAACAAGCCGAAGCAGCGGCCGATGCGATCATTGCCGGCAATCTGGTCAAGTAG
- a CDS encoding efflux transporter outer membrane subunit, with amino-acid sequence MRKSNVRITAALLALTLGMAGCASIPPDQHSLPQQNIASAALAADIKLARDGWPEAQWWTQYGDAQLNALMSQALANGPTLAVAAARIGTASATLAYNGADRKANVVFNADQTRQRYSSNGLFPAPIGGSFYNETTLQVQGQYDFDWWGKHRAQIAAALGEVNARKADYAQAEQVLAAVITQHYFNLQSDWARSTNLQASVYAQTAILADIKKRIAHGLAAIDTQRTVESDLSYLNQRIAQLDANMIGEREALRALVGADAKALTDLMPQKMVDVAHALPSTLGLNLLARRPDLQAARFRVEASLSRIEVVQAAFYPDINLTASFGLDSIGLGNLLNAASRTLFVGPTLSLPLFDSKRLDARLDSARSERNEMIADYNQSVFNAVRDVAQSGAAMQGIQNQIRLQQAAMQASDDLLHTAQEKFQHGLANNGTVLSAKLNQLAQQDTSLQLQNQQLQAEVSLVSALGGGYQADPISQPASPSQSSK; translated from the coding sequence GTGCGTAAATCAAATGTTCGTATTACCGCGGCGCTGCTAGCGCTCACCCTCGGAATGGCTGGCTGTGCCAGCATTCCGCCCGATCAGCATAGTTTGCCGCAGCAAAATATCGCCAGCGCCGCGCTGGCTGCCGATATCAAGCTTGCGCGTGACGGATGGCCGGAAGCGCAGTGGTGGACCCAATACGGCGACGCCCAGCTCAACGCACTGATGTCACAAGCATTGGCGAATGGTCCGACGCTGGCCGTCGCTGCAGCACGCATCGGGACCGCCAGCGCAACGTTGGCTTACAACGGCGCTGACCGTAAAGCGAACGTCGTGTTTAACGCCGACCAGACACGCCAACGTTACTCAAGCAACGGTCTGTTCCCGGCGCCGATTGGCGGCAGTTTTTATAACGAGACGACGCTACAGGTGCAAGGTCAGTATGACTTCGACTGGTGGGGAAAACATCGCGCACAGATCGCTGCGGCGCTCGGCGAAGTCAATGCCCGTAAGGCCGATTATGCCCAAGCCGAACAGGTGTTGGCGGCGGTGATCACGCAGCATTACTTTAATCTGCAAAGCGACTGGGCTCGCAGCACCAATCTGCAGGCGAGTGTCTATGCACAGACGGCTATTTTGGCCGATATCAAAAAACGCATTGCGCACGGTCTCGCTGCAATCGACACCCAACGCACGGTGGAGTCAGACTTGAGTTATCTGAATCAACGTATCGCGCAACTGGATGCCAATATGATCGGAGAACGCGAAGCGCTGCGCGCATTGGTCGGTGCCGATGCCAAGGCGTTGACCGACCTGATGCCGCAGAAAATGGTTGATGTAGCCCACGCCTTGCCCTCCACGCTGGGACTGAATTTGTTGGCACGACGTCCCGATCTGCAAGCCGCCCGCTTTCGGGTGGAGGCTTCCCTCAGTCGTATCGAGGTGGTGCAGGCAGCATTTTATCCAGACATTAACCTCACGGCGTCGTTTGGTCTGGACAGCATTGGGCTAGGCAACTTGCTGAATGCGGCGAGTCGCACGCTGTTTGTCGGCCCCACATTATCTTTACCATTATTCGATAGCAAGCGCCTTGACGCCCGACTTGATTCGGCGCGCTCCGAGCGCAACGAGATGATCGCTGATTACAATCAAAGCGTGTTTAACGCAGTGCGCGACGTGGCGCAAAGCGGCGCGGCAATGCAAGGCATTCAAAACCAGATCAGGCTGCAACAAGCCGCCATGCAAGCCAGTGACGACCTGCTGCACACGGCACAGGAAAAATTCCAGCATGGACTCGCCAATAATGGCACCGTTCTTTCCGCCAAATTAAACCAGTTGGCACAGCAGGACACCAGCCTTCAATTACAAAACCAACAGCTGCAAGCGGAAGTCTCGCTGGTCAGTGCGTTAGGTGGCGGATATCAGGCTGACCCGATCAGCCAGCCTGCCTCGCCTTCTCAGTCATCAAAATAA